A portion of the Paenibacillus sp. PvR098 genome contains these proteins:
- the hemE gene encoding uroporphyrinogen decarboxylase, whose protein sequence is MSYNDLFIRACRKQPVDTLPVWYMRQAGRYDPDYRKIKEKYSLLEICEQPELAAEVTMMPVKKLGVDAAILYSDIMNPVASIGIDFDIVKNIGPVIHNPIRTAADVQRLKPIQVEQDLSHVLKTIEILAGELQVPLITFAGAPFTIASYLIEGKPSKSYIRTKGLMYGEPKVWFELMDKLGDMVIAYLKAHIASGAKAVQLFDSWVGALSPADFQTYVLPTIRRIFAELESYDQPKIYFPGVSSGELLPYLSDIEADVIGLDWRVPITEGRRRVGSRFAVQGNLDPYVLTAPMSVIEAQAKAIIDEGIQEPGYVFNLGHGLFPEASLDKLKELTDFIHTYSRQALKAQGTSIQESGV, encoded by the coding sequence ATGAGCTACAATGATTTGTTTATTCGAGCATGCAGAAAACAGCCTGTCGACACGCTGCCCGTGTGGTATATGCGTCAAGCGGGACGGTACGATCCGGATTATCGGAAAATCAAAGAAAAATACAGTCTTCTTGAAATTTGTGAGCAGCCGGAGTTAGCAGCGGAAGTGACAATGATGCCGGTCAAAAAGCTTGGTGTGGATGCGGCGATTCTGTATTCGGATATCATGAATCCAGTGGCTTCGATTGGGATCGATTTTGATATTGTGAAAAATATAGGTCCGGTTATCCATAACCCGATTCGTACGGCTGCGGACGTGCAACGGCTGAAACCGATTCAAGTGGAGCAGGATTTATCTCACGTACTGAAGACGATTGAAATTTTGGCTGGAGAGCTTCAGGTACCGCTCATCACGTTTGCGGGCGCACCGTTTACCATTGCCAGCTATTTGATTGAAGGCAAGCCATCCAAAAGCTATATTCGCACCAAAGGCTTAATGTATGGGGAACCTAAGGTTTGGTTCGAGCTGATGGACAAATTAGGAGATATGGTGATAGCCTATCTGAAAGCCCATATCGCATCCGGCGCCAAAGCGGTCCAATTGTTCGACAGCTGGGTAGGGGCGTTATCCCCAGCCGATTTTCAGACGTATGTTCTCCCGACGATCCGGCGTATTTTTGCCGAGCTGGAGTCATATGACCAGCCGAAAATCTATTTTCCAGGCGTAAGCTCTGGAGAGCTGCTGCCTTATTTGAGCGATATCGAGGCCGATGTGATCGGACTGGATTGGCGTGTTCCCATTACGGAAGGTCGCCGGCGGGTAGGCAGCCGGTTTGCCGTGCAAGGCAACCTGGACCCTTACGTCCTGACGGCTCCTATGTCGGTCATTGAAGCGCAAGCGAAGGCGATCATTGACGAAGGTATTCAAGAGCCGGGGTATGTGTTCAACCTCGGACACGGCTTGTTCCCTGAGGCGTCCTTAGATAAGCTGAAGGAGCTTACGGACTTTATTCATACGTATTCTCGACAGGCGTTGAAAGCGCAGGGAACTTCTATACAAGAAAGCGGTGTATAA
- the hemH gene encoding ferrochelatase, translated as MSSTEIKRIGVLVMSYGTPESIDDIEAYYTHIRRGHPPTPEQLQDLKSRYEAIVGGVFPLRENTDKQVKALEDRLNEKYPGTTFICYQGLKHAAPFIEDGVEQIVQDGLTEAVGVVLAPHYSSMSVGGYIKRAQAKADELGLSIRFVHSYHLHPKLIEALAVRVEESLERFEGVEKDRVKVIFTAHSLPEKILEMKDPYPEQLLDTSKEIAARVGLKNWQFGWQSAGQTGVPWLGPDVLDVLRTIKEEKQAEHVLVCPIGFVSDHLEILYDLDIEAQKTARELGLQLERTRSLNTDPLYMETLSEVVYAQLERN; from the coding sequence ATGAGTTCAACAGAGATCAAGCGCATTGGTGTTCTCGTCATGTCTTACGGAACGCCTGAAAGTATCGATGATATTGAAGCCTATTATACGCATATCCGGAGAGGGCATCCTCCGACACCGGAGCAGCTGCAGGATTTGAAGAGCCGCTACGAAGCTATTGTTGGAGGCGTATTTCCGCTTCGAGAGAACACAGATAAACAAGTGAAGGCGCTGGAGGATCGGCTGAACGAGAAATATCCGGGCACGACGTTTATTTGTTATCAGGGATTAAAGCATGCCGCTCCTTTTATTGAAGACGGAGTGGAGCAAATCGTGCAAGACGGTCTTACGGAAGCGGTCGGGGTCGTGCTGGCTCCGCATTATTCCTCGATGAGCGTCGGCGGCTATATTAAACGGGCGCAAGCAAAGGCGGATGAGCTTGGATTAAGCATTCGCTTCGTACACAGCTATCATCTGCATCCCAAGCTGATCGAGGCCTTAGCGGTGCGTGTGGAAGAAAGCTTAGAGCGATTCGAAGGTGTGGAGAAGGACCGGGTCAAGGTCATTTTTACCGCACACAGCCTGCCGGAAAAAATACTCGAGATGAAAGACCCGTACCCGGAACAGCTGCTGGATACCTCCAAGGAGATCGCGGCCCGAGTCGGCCTGAAGAATTGGCAATTCGGCTGGCAAAGCGCAGGACAAACCGGTGTTCCATGGCTTGGCCCCGATGTTCTGGACGTGCTTCGTACCATTAAGGAAGAGAAGCAGGCGGAGCATGTGTTAGTCTGCCCGATCGGGTTTGTATCCGATCATCTTGAAATATTGTACGACCTCGATATTGAGGCGCAAAAAACGGCTCGCGAGCTCGGACTGCAGCTGGAACGCACCCGTTCCTTGAATACCGACCCGCTGTACATGGAAACGTTAAGCGAAGTCGTCTATGCACAGTTGGAGAGGAATTGA
- the hemG gene encoding protoporphyrinogen oxidase, with amino-acid sequence MDGSAKHVVIIGGGITGLSAAYDLKKSSNTPLRITLMEKGETFGGKIHTLKRDGFIIEKGPDSFLARKQPIIDLTRELGLEDQLTGTNPNAKKTYILSGGKLHRMPPGLMLGIPTQMVPFMRTGLLSMSGKARAALDLVLPKRTSPEDESLGHFLERRLGTEVLAQIAEPLLAGIYAGDTYNLSLRATFPQFHAIEQKHRSLILGMMQNRKAGGEESRTLPEAARNTTFLTYKEGLETLVHGLLDALDDVRFLKQCGVSRVEKTEQGYRVIREDGAAEEADGVIVALPAYGISEVLGTEVPEVRELDRIDYVSVANVILAFDSKDMVRELDGSGFVVPRREGRFITACTWTSVKWLHAAPTGKVLLRCYVGRSGDDRWLHMTEDGVLRAVRKDLKDTMGITAEPIFTEMTKLMRSMPQYPVGHLELIRRVREALSERMPGVLVTGGAFQGVGLPDCIRQGREAAQQMAAHLK; translated from the coding sequence ATGGACGGCAGCGCCAAACACGTCGTTATTATCGGCGGAGGCATTACAGGCCTTAGCGCCGCTTATGATTTGAAGAAAAGCTCGAACACACCTTTGCGGATTACCTTGATGGAAAAAGGGGAAACGTTCGGGGGGAAAATCCACACATTAAAGCGGGACGGCTTCATCATTGAGAAGGGACCGGATTCGTTCTTGGCCCGGAAGCAGCCTATCATTGATTTAACCCGGGAGCTTGGGCTGGAGGATCAACTGACAGGCACGAATCCTAACGCGAAGAAAACCTACATTTTATCGGGGGGCAAGCTGCATCGAATGCCTCCCGGCCTGATGCTGGGGATTCCTACCCAGATGGTTCCGTTTATGCGAACGGGACTTTTATCGATGTCCGGCAAGGCTCGTGCAGCTTTGGATTTGGTACTGCCCAAACGGACGTCGCCGGAGGACGAGTCCCTCGGGCATTTTTTGGAGCGGCGTCTGGGGACTGAGGTGCTTGCGCAAATCGCAGAGCCTTTGCTGGCAGGCATTTATGCAGGCGATACGTATAACTTGAGCTTGAGAGCGACCTTTCCGCAATTTCACGCTATTGAGCAGAAGCACCGCAGTCTGATCCTGGGCATGATGCAAAACCGGAAGGCGGGCGGCGAGGAAAGCCGGACACTGCCGGAAGCTGCGCGCAATACGACGTTCCTGACTTACAAGGAAGGACTGGAAACGTTGGTTCACGGACTGCTGGATGCATTAGACGATGTACGTTTTCTTAAACAATGCGGCGTATCACGGGTGGAGAAGACGGAGCAGGGGTACAGGGTTATACGGGAAGACGGAGCGGCGGAGGAAGCCGACGGGGTCATTGTGGCGCTCCCCGCTTACGGGATTTCTGAAGTGCTTGGTACCGAGGTTCCCGAAGTACGAGAGCTGGACCGGATTGATTACGTATCCGTGGCGAACGTCATTCTGGCGTTTGATTCCAAAGACATGGTTCGTGAGCTTGACGGCTCGGGGTTTGTGGTACCTAGACGTGAAGGGCGGTTTATAACGGCTTGTACCTGGACATCGGTCAAGTGGCTCCATGCAGCTCCAACCGGTAAGGTGCTGCTTCGCTGCTATGTTGGGCGTTCGGGAGATGACCGTTGGCTGCATATGACGGAGGACGGGGTTCTCCGCGCGGTGCGGAAAGATTTGAAGGATACGATGGGGATCACAGCCGAACCGATATTTACGGAGATGACGAAGCTGATGCGCTCCATGCCCCAATATCCTGTTGGACATCTTGAACTCATCCGTCGTGTCCGCGAAGCATTGTCCGAACGCATGCCCGGAGTGCTGGTGACGGGAGGAGCATTCCAAGGGGTAGGCCTGCCGGACTGTATCCGGCAGGGGAGGGAAGCCGCACAGCAAATGGCGGCCCATCTGAAGTAG